In Panthera leo isolate Ple1 chromosome E3, P.leo_Ple1_pat1.1, whole genome shotgun sequence, a genomic segment contains:
- the EMP2 gene encoding epithelial membrane protein 2 gives MLVLLAFIIVFHITSAALLFIATIDNAWWVGEEFFADVWRVCVNNTNCTEIDASYKDYSTVQAVQATMILSTILCCIAFLIFVLQLFRLKQGERFVLTSIIQLMSCLCVMIAASIYTDRREDIHKNNAQLYSLTVDGRYGYSFILAWVAFAFTFISGLMYLILRKRK, from the exons ATGTTGGTGCTCCTGGCTTTCATCATCGTCTTCCACATCACCTCTGCAGCGTTGCTGTTCATCGCCACCATTGACAAT GCCTGGTGGGTAGGAGAAGAGTTTTTTGCAGACGTCTGGAGAGTGTGCGTCAACAACACAAATTGTACAGAAATCGATGCCAGCTATAAGG ATTATTCCACGGTGCAGGCGGTCCAGGCCACCATGATCCTGTCCACCATTCTCTGCTGCATCGCCTTCCTGATCTTCGTGCTCCAGCTCTTTCGCCTCAAGCAGGGAGAGAGGTTCGTGTTAACCTCCATCATCCAGCTCATGTCAT GCCTGTGCGTTATGATAGCAGCTTCCATTTATACAGACCGGCGCGAAGACATCCACAAGAACAACGCGCAACTGTATTCGCTGACCGTGGACGGCAGATATGGCTACTCCTTCATCCTGGCGTGGGTGGCCTTTGCTTTCACCTTCATCAGCGGCCTCATGTACCTGATACTGAGGAAGCGCAAATAG